From a single Herbiconiux sp. SALV-R1 genomic region:
- a CDS encoding amidohydrolase, with translation MSSVLLTDARLAGGDGSAVDITVIDGVVTAIVPAGRAGSAMPATTPADRIALDGRWVLPGLWDEHVHFTQWASVSRRLDVSAAASAAETAALVGDALRRAASRPAGAPSELGEPGAPELLIGYGFRDALWPDTPSAALLNAVSGAHPVVLVSGDLHCCWLNTAALERFGQAGHPDGVLREEPAFAVHRALDDVPVATSDAWAREASQAAAARGVVGIVDLEMAWNHEVWSRRLAAGHDLLRVEFGVYPQHLDRAIAEGLHTGDPLDAAALVRVGPSKIITDGSLNTRTAFCFDEYPGLEGRPESRGLLTVHPDDLLELLRRGSAGGLTPAVHAIGDHANALTLDAFEALRAERPADAPAPRRRSTLEHAQLLAESDFERFARLGVVASVQPEHAMDDRDVADRFWAGRTGRSFALASLLAAGAELALGSDAPVAPLDPWVTLAAAVGRTRDGREPWHPEQRIPVGAALAASARGRTGVAVGDPADLVAVDLDPFDAAPDALRTMPVALTLLSGRVTHSAL, from the coding sequence ATGAGTTCGGTGCTGCTGACGGATGCGCGGCTCGCCGGCGGGGACGGCTCGGCTGTCGACATCACCGTCATCGACGGAGTGGTCACCGCGATCGTGCCCGCAGGCCGTGCCGGTTCGGCGATGCCGGCGACGACGCCCGCGGACCGGATCGCCCTCGACGGCCGCTGGGTGCTGCCGGGCCTCTGGGACGAGCACGTGCACTTCACCCAGTGGGCCTCCGTCTCGCGCCGACTCGACGTCTCCGCCGCGGCCTCCGCCGCCGAGACCGCCGCGCTGGTCGGCGACGCCCTCCGCCGGGCGGCGTCCCGCCCCGCCGGAGCACCCAGCGAGCTCGGCGAGCCCGGAGCACCCGAGCTCCTCATCGGCTACGGCTTCCGCGACGCGCTCTGGCCGGACACCCCCTCTGCCGCACTCCTCAACGCGGTGTCGGGCGCGCATCCGGTCGTCCTGGTGTCGGGAGACCTGCACTGCTGCTGGCTGAACACGGCGGCGCTCGAGCGGTTCGGGCAGGCCGGGCATCCCGACGGCGTGCTGCGCGAGGAGCCCGCCTTCGCCGTACATCGCGCGCTCGACGACGTGCCCGTCGCGACGAGCGACGCCTGGGCGCGCGAGGCCTCGCAGGCCGCCGCAGCCCGAGGGGTCGTGGGCATCGTCGACCTCGAGATGGCCTGGAACCACGAGGTGTGGTCGCGCCGGCTCGCGGCCGGGCACGACCTTCTGCGGGTCGAGTTCGGCGTCTACCCGCAGCACCTCGACCGGGCGATCGCCGAGGGGCTGCACACGGGCGACCCGCTCGACGCGGCCGCGCTCGTGCGGGTGGGTCCGTCGAAGATCATCACCGACGGCTCCCTCAACACTCGCACGGCGTTCTGTTTCGACGAGTACCCGGGTCTCGAGGGCCGGCCGGAGTCACGCGGGCTGCTCACCGTGCATCCCGACGACCTCCTCGAGCTGCTGCGCCGGGGGAGCGCGGGCGGACTCACCCCGGCGGTGCACGCCATCGGCGACCACGCCAACGCCCTCACCCTCGACGCCTTCGAAGCGCTCCGGGCCGAGCGACCCGCCGACGCACCTGCCCCGCGCCGCCGCTCGACCCTCGAACACGCGCAGCTGCTCGCCGAGAGCGACTTCGAGCGTTTCGCCCGCCTCGGCGTGGTGGCGAGTGTGCAACCCGAGCACGCGATGGACGACCGCGACGTCGCCGACCGCTTCTGGGCCGGCCGCACCGGCCGCTCCTTCGCCCTCGCGAGCCTCCTCGCCGCGGGCGCCGAACTCGCGCTCGGCTCCGACGCCCCCGTCGCCCCGCTCGACCCGTGGGTCACCCTCGCGGCAGCCGTCGGCCGCACCCGCGACGGGCGGGAGCCGTGGCATCCGGAGCAGCGCATCCCCGTGGGTGCCGCCCTCGCCGCCTCCGCCCGAGGCCGCACCGGGGTCGCCGTCGGTGACCCCGCCGATCTGGTCGCGGTCGACCTCGACCCCTTCGACGCGGCTCCGGATGCGCTCCGCACCATGCCCGTCGCCCTCACCCTGCTGTCGGGTCGGGTCACCCACAGCGCCCTCTGA
- a CDS encoding Dps family protein: MTEVITTPTSTTSPDVAAAAAQFLAPVVVELQALAVNGKQAHWHVRGANFIGVHELLDSVVEHVQDYADTAAERVVALGLPLDARIGTVAAKSTAAEFPAGFQKSDAVITAVIAQIDVALTVVNKAVKELGEIDPTSQDVAIEIARGLDKDRWFLFAHVAA; this comes from the coding sequence ATGACCGAGGTAATCACCACTCCTACGAGCACCACCAGCCCCGACGTGGCAGCGGCCGCGGCGCAGTTCCTGGCACCGGTCGTCGTCGAGCTCCAGGCCCTTGCGGTCAACGGCAAGCAGGCGCACTGGCACGTGCGCGGCGCCAACTTCATCGGTGTGCACGAGCTTCTCGACTCGGTCGTCGAGCACGTGCAGGACTACGCCGACACCGCCGCCGAGCGCGTCGTCGCCCTGGGCCTCCCCCTCGACGCCCGCATCGGCACCGTCGCCGCGAAGTCGACCGCCGCGGAGTTCCCCGCAGGCTTCCAGAAGTCCGACGCGGTGATCACCGCGGTCATCGCGCAGATCGACGTGGCGCTGACCGTCGTGAACAAGGCGGTGAAGGAACTCGGCGAGATCGACCCGACCTCGCAAGACGTCGCCATCGAGATCGCCCGCGGCCTCGACAAAGACCGCTGGTTCCTCTTCGCGCACGTCGCCGCGTAA